In Chryseobacterium sp. C-71, the genomic window GATGGGAGGTTCTGATCAATGGGGAAATATCACCACAGGAACAGAATTAATCCGTAGAAAAGCACAGGGAGAAGCTTTTGCTTTGACAGTTCCTTTGATTACGAAAGCTGACGGTTCGAAATTTGGAAAGTCGGAAAGCGGTGAAAATTACTGGTTAGATAAACAGAAAACTTCACCTTATAAATTCTACCAGTTTTGGTTAAATGGAACAGATTCTGATGCAGAAAGATTCATAAAATTCTATACGTTCTTAGGACAAGAAGAAATTGAAAATTTAATTACAGAACATCAAACTGCTCCGCACGAAAGAAAACTACAGAAGAAATTAGCTAAAGAAGTTACGGTTTGGGTTCACGGAAGAGAGGAATATGAAAGAGCTTTAAAGGCTTCAGAAATTCTTTTCGGAAAATCTACTGCTGAAGATTTGGTAAGTCTCGACGAAGAAATTTTCCTTGAAATATTTGATGGAGTTCCAAAAAAAGAAGTAGCTAAAAATGATGTTTTAGGAATTAATATTGTTGATTTACTTTCTGAAAAATCAGGATTTTTAAAATCTAAAAGTGAGGCTACAAGAGAATTGAAAGGAAATTCAATTTCTGTAAATAAAGAAAAAGTAAATGAAGTGTATACTGCCAATGAAAGCGATCTGATCGACGGTAAATTTTTATTACTTCAAAAAGGAAAAAAGAATTATTTTATTGTAAAAGCAATATAATATTTCAATCTATATCAAAAAAACCGCCTTTGGCGGTTTTTTTATTTTATTTTTAAATTAATTACAATTCTAAAAAGCTGTAATCAATAGAAGCGTCTTGTGTTCCTACTCCTGTAGCGGTGTCAGATTTTGCAACCACTCCATCAACGTATAATGTAACGATTAATTGAGAATCTGCATTTGTAAGAAGCGCATTTGCATCTAAATTAAGTTGAGACTGGCTTGAGTTTACGAAAAATTCATCACTCGCCCATACAAGACCTGGTGTATCAAAATTAGTATTTTGACTTACCCCAACCTGAGTAACTATCGTTTTAAATACTGGTACTGCTGTTCCCGTACCTTTTACCAGTTTTGCTTCAAACTGTACAAGGTGATCTTGAAACTCGTCTTCGTCATCATCTTTACAAGAATTCATAACAGATACTACAGAAAATAATGCGACTACCATTAATGAAAGTCTATGTAAACTTTTTGATTTGTAAATTTGCTTCATTTCTCCGAATAGATTTTTAATGTTTCAAATATAGGATTTTTATCAATATAAAAATAACTTTTATGTAAAATTTCCAATAAAAAAATACAATCAATAGCAATTCAACAAAACACCAGCAATCAATTTCGCTTCGATCAATTCTCATTCTGGCAACTTACTATTTTCAAGATAAATAAATCATTATTAATTATCTTTGCTCTATCAATCGCTTAGATTTAAATTAATTTTTAAAGCGATTCCATTTAACAATAAAAAATAGATTCTTAGTATATGAATTTAGATTACATCGTCAGAGAGCCGGAAAATATTACTCCTCAAACTCCTATTCTATTTATGCTTCATGGTTATGGAAGCAATGAGCAGGATCTTTTCAGTTTTAGAGAAAGCTTACCCGCTGACTGGATTCTGGTAAGTTTCAGAGCTCCGAGAGAAACCCAGTTTGAAGGATATTCATGGTTTGATATTGATTTTAATAATCCTGAGCAGTTTATAGACATCGATCAGGCAAAAGAAGCATTGGAGAGTGTTTTACAGAACATCATAGCTATATCCAACAAATATGGACTTACGGATAACAAGACACATCTTTGTGGATTCAGCCAAGGTGGAATTTTATGCTACAGTTTAGCTTTAAAATATCCTGATCTCTTTAATTATATTGCGTGTTTGAGCAGTTATCCCGAAGAGAAATTGCTGACAGACATCGTAAAAGATAAAAAGAAGCTAGAGAAACTTCGGTTTTTCGTTTCCCACGGTACAGATGATGCCATAATTCCTATGGAATGGGGAAGAAAAGCTGCAGATCTGCTGTATGATCTGAGTTGTTATTTCACTTTCAGAGAATACATGAGCGGTCACGGCGTCAATCAAAAAAATTATATCGATTTAATGGAATTCTTTTCGAAATAAAAGACATTTCCTTGATCATTTTTAAACATTCTCAACAATTTGAGAATGTTTTTTATTTTTAATTCAATTATTTTAGTAATTTAATAAGATGAAATTAATGCATTTTTTATTCATTTGTATGTTCAGCATTTTTGCGAATGCTCAAAATAGTTTTGAGATAAAAGATGCAAAAAAAATAGTGATTCCTTTTAAGCTGATTAATAATTTGATTTTTATTCCGATTACAGTAAATGGTGCCGAACTTACTTTTATGCTGGACACCGGAGTTGCAGAAACTACCATTTTCAGTCTCGAAAATAAAGAATTAAAACTTTCACCTTTAGAAAAAATGAAATTTTCCGGACTTGGAGGAAGTGCAAGTATTGAAGGCTTTAAATCTGATCACAATATTGGCAAAATAGGAGAACATTTTATCAATACTTCTTTTACTCTTTTTATTATTTTGGATCAGGATTTTAATATTTCATCTCACGTTGGAATTCCTGTGAACGGCATTATTGGTTATCATTTTTTTAAAAATTATCCTATTGCGATAGATTACAGTTCGAAGAAAATCACTGTTTACAATAATGATGATTTATTCAAAAAAAGAATTAAAAAGTTTGATGAATTACCTATTTCCGTTGAAAGAAATAAGCCTTACATTTTCGCTGATATAGAAATGACCAACGAGAAAAAAAGTTCAAAACTTTTAATTGATATGGGAAACAGCGATGCTATCTGGCTCTTCCCTACTCTTATTAAAAATTTCGTTTACAACAGACCAAATATTGACGATTATTTAGGTAGGGGATTCAATGGTGATATTTTTGGCAAAAGAAGTCGTATTCACAATTTTTATCTGGGTGATTTTAAATTCGAAAAACCGCTAATGGCAATGCCCGATGAATTTTCTATTCAGCATGTGAATTTGGTAGTAGAAAGAAAAGGTTCGGTTGGTGGAGATATTCTTAGAAGATTCACAGCAATTTTTGATTATCAAAACCAAAAATTATATCTCAGAAAAAACAAGAATTATAATGATCCATTTCACTTCAACATGAGTGGTTTAGATTTTCAACAAGACGGATTGCAGTGGGAAAAAGATTTGTTTAATCTCGAAAGCAAAAAGAAAGATAATGGAGGTAATGGAGTGGAACTTATCAACAACAGTCTACAATATAAATTTGTTCTAAAACCTTTCTTTTCGATTGCCGGAGTAAGAAAAGATTCGCCAGCCGATAAAGCAGGATTGAAAAAAGGTGATCAACTCATCACCATCAACGGAAAGAAAACTTCAGATATGACCTTGCAAAAAATCATGGAAATGATGAAATCTGATGAAGGCAAGACAATAAATATGAATATTATCAGAAAAAATCAGGAACTTCGCCTTAGTTTTACATTAGAAGACCCAATACCCTATCAAGATTAATATGCAAACAGAAGAAACCACCTTAGACAAAATAAGAAATCGGCCGAGATTCAAAATGTACACCCATTTGAGTAAAGAAGTTTATGCCGAAAATCTAAAAAAATATCTGGCTGAGCATAAAGGTGAATTTTCCGGCAATATCAACAAAGAAATGGCCACCATTTGCGTAGAAACCGTATATGAACAATATTGGCAACCTCAATTGTCTCTTCGTACAGAAATTGAAGATGATCAAACCGTTATAAGAGGAGTTTTTGGGCCAAGTTCTTCGGTCTGGACATTCTTTATGTTTCTCTACTTTCTGTTTTCCATTCTCTGGATGACATTTTTCACCATGTATTACGTTGAAAAGCAAATCAAAAGTTTTGAATATCCTTGGGCTTTAAATGCTTCATTCGCAATGCTTTTTTGTATTGCGGTAACCTATGCTGCTGCAAGGATAGGACAAATGAAAGCTAAAGATGAGATGAAAAAACTTAGAAAGTTTGCTGAAGAATCGACCTTACATCATGAAAAGAAAATTTAATTGGAAGCTTCCGGTTCTGCAATATGAGCTGTAACTTCCATAGCTTTTGCTGCTTTAATAGAATCGGAAACTTTTTCTCTGTTGGTTTGTTCTTTTACCATTT contains:
- the tyrS gene encoding tyrosine--tRNA ligase, giving the protein MNSFIEELKWRGLFADMMPGTDEQLDKEMTTAYIGFDPTADSLHIGSLIQIKILAHFQQHGHKPIALVGGATGMIGDPSGKSAERNLLDEETLLHYVDCLQNQLSRFLNFEGNETNRAELVNNYDWMKKISFLDFAKNVGKNITVNYMMAKDSVKKRLSGEAGVDGMSFTEFTYQLIQGYDFLHLYQNNGVKLQMGGSDQWGNITTGTELIRRKAQGEAFALTVPLITKADGSKFGKSESGENYWLDKQKTSPYKFYQFWLNGTDSDAERFIKFYTFLGQEEIENLITEHQTAPHERKLQKKLAKEVTVWVHGREEYERALKASEILFGKSTAEDLVSLDEEIFLEIFDGVPKKEVAKNDVLGINIVDLLSEKSGFLKSKSEATRELKGNSISVNKEKVNEVYTANESDLIDGKFLLLQKGKKNYFIVKAI
- a CDS encoding alpha/beta hydrolase is translated as MNLDYIVREPENITPQTPILFMLHGYGSNEQDLFSFRESLPADWILVSFRAPRETQFEGYSWFDIDFNNPEQFIDIDQAKEALESVLQNIIAISNKYGLTDNKTHLCGFSQGGILCYSLALKYPDLFNYIACLSSYPEEKLLTDIVKDKKKLEKLRFFVSHGTDDAIIPMEWGRKAADLLYDLSCYFTFREYMSGHGVNQKNYIDLMEFFSK
- a CDS encoding PDZ domain-containing protein, whose product is MHFLFICMFSIFANAQNSFEIKDAKKIVIPFKLINNLIFIPITVNGAELTFMLDTGVAETTIFSLENKELKLSPLEKMKFSGLGGSASIEGFKSDHNIGKIGEHFINTSFTLFIILDQDFNISSHVGIPVNGIIGYHFFKNYPIAIDYSSKKITVYNNDDLFKKRIKKFDELPISVERNKPYIFADIEMTNEKKSSKLLIDMGNSDAIWLFPTLIKNFVYNRPNIDDYLGRGFNGDIFGKRSRIHNFYLGDFKFEKPLMAMPDEFSIQHVNLVVERKGSVGGDILRRFTAIFDYQNQKLYLRKNKNYNDPFHFNMSGLDFQQDGLQWEKDLFNLESKKKDNGGNGVELINNSLQYKFVLKPFFSIAGVRKDSPADKAGLKKGDQLITINGKKTSDMTLQKIMEMMKSDEGKTINMNIIRKNQELRLSFTLEDPIPYQD